A genome region from Deltaproteobacteria bacterium includes the following:
- a CDS encoding DNA primase produces the protein MAERIPEATLAEIRARVSIVEVISAHVALRKAGRNYTGLCPFHGEKTPSFSVNEEGGFFHCFGCGVGGNAFTFLSRVEGITFPEAVRRLAAKAGVALPQAERDPQAQERARLYRINDIAATYFQRCLWGNIGESARRYVEERGINKDIAERFRLGFAPPGRDGLVRFLTMQKAPLDKAASLGLIGKLDDGRFYDKFRYRLMFPITDIVGRIVGFGGRLMPMAQAQTTNNGQTRTLPKYLNSPESAIYKKSTLLYGLFQAKDAMKKNGRAILVEGYIDLLALVQNGHEETVAVSGTALGAAQLKALHNFIPEVYILFDGDEAGRKAATRAFPLCVEAELRGRGVFLPQGEDPDTFARKHGEDKLRELIDHAEPLEDFYFARHAPQPGATAFQRAQAAREAMGVLKTMTDVVARGALLTQIAQRFGVSEEELRRTATMQDSNRSAGPKSPVVPVRQEPQNAIATAETELLQLMLVDRHAALHVAQEGIIPAFQHWAHLATEVVSAWQNSDMLDLGDFLGRLPKSVADRVTRMYAGASNDREIEARQQMLLDCIAKIRNVQKRAERDRLRQELREAEQRGNEEELRTRLQHLQRRDKQE, from the coding sequence GTCGAAGTTATTTCTGCCCACGTTGCTTTGCGCAAAGCTGGGAGGAACTACACCGGACTTTGCCCATTTCATGGTGAGAAGACTCCTTCCTTCAGCGTGAATGAAGAAGGTGGGTTTTTCCACTGTTTTGGGTGTGGTGTAGGTGGCAATGCCTTTACGTTTCTCTCACGAGTCGAAGGCATTACGTTTCCTGAAGCCGTACGACGCCTTGCTGCCAAAGCGGGTGTCGCCCTGCCGCAAGCGGAGCGTGACCCACAGGCCCAAGAGCGAGCACGTCTCTATCGTATCAATGACATTGCTGCCACATACTTCCAACGTTGCCTGTGGGGGAATATCGGTGAGAGCGCCCGTCGCTACGTGGAAGAGCGCGGCATCAACAAAGACATTGCCGAGCGGTTTCGGTTGGGTTTCGCGCCGCCTGGACGAGATGGGCTCGTCCGCTTCCTTACCATGCAGAAGGCGCCATTAGACAAAGCAGCAAGCCTTGGACTGATTGGCAAGCTAGATGATGGAAGATTCTACGATAAATTCCGTTACCGCCTGATGTTTCCTATTACCGACATTGTTGGGCGGATTGTCGGTTTCGGTGGGCGCTTGATGCCGATGGCACAAGCGCAGACGACCAACAATGGACAAACGCGGACGTTGCCCAAATATCTCAACTCTCCGGAGTCAGCAATCTATAAGAAGAGCACTTTGTTGTATGGTCTGTTCCAGGCCAAAGACGCGATGAAGAAAAATGGTCGCGCAATTTTGGTTGAGGGATATATCGACCTGCTCGCGCTGGTGCAAAATGGGCACGAAGAAACCGTTGCGGTGTCAGGAACAGCCCTCGGTGCGGCGCAACTCAAAGCGTTGCACAACTTCATTCCTGAAGTCTACATCCTCTTTGATGGTGATGAAGCTGGGAGGAAAGCGGCAACTCGTGCATTCCCTTTGTGTGTGGAAGCCGAGTTGCGAGGGCGAGGTGTCTTCCTGCCACAAGGAGAGGATCCGGATACCTTTGCCCGTAAGCATGGCGAAGACAAATTGCGTGAGTTGATCGATCACGCTGAACCCTTGGAAGATTTCTATTTTGCTCGTCATGCACCACAGCCCGGTGCGACGGCGTTCCAGAGAGCGCAAGCTGCACGTGAGGCAATGGGGGTATTGAAGACGATGACCGATGTTGTTGCCCGTGGAGCATTATTGACTCAAATTGCCCAGCGGTTTGGCGTCAGTGAAGAAGAGTTGCGACGAACCGCAACGATGCAAGACTCCAACCGCTCTGCAGGACCGAAGAGCCCGGTCGTGCCAGTACGGCAAGAACCGCAAAATGCGATCGCTACCGCAGAGACAGAATTGCTGCAGTTGATGTTGGTCGATCGCCATGCTGCACTGCATGTTGCGCAAGAAGGAATTATTCCTGCATTTCAACATTGGGCACACCTTGCTACCGAGGTTGTCTCTGCCTGGCAAAATAGTGACATGCTCGACCTTGGCGATTTTCTTGGTCGGTTACCAAAAAGTGTAGCTGATCGGGTGACACGGATGTATGCTGGTGCGAGCAATGATCGTGAAATCGAAGCACGTCAACAGATGCTCCTCGATTGTATTGCCAAGATTCGTAATGTTCAGAAACGTGCGGAACGTGACCGGTTACGACAGGAACTTCGAGAAGCCGAACAGCGTGGCAATGAAGAAGAATTACGTACCCGGTTACAGCACTTACAACGGCGCGATAAGCAGGAATAG
- a CDS encoding TolC family protein, with product MPEMCPPLGQLLWKCESRWLSSIVRMRILPPLRVATVVLLLQSGIGEPPSALAADPGVNPPAQGSESALAESEESGDQVLSLEEAYRLALGNEEQVKIAEHELTKAQLLPWRAMTLLSPRAAIDGVFTRNKEEIAFVRQGDNTGGGGSTPSPFGGTTSVIRPLESWQGNFVVTQPIFQPSFLPTLRLGKEAVKQSVQRYGLTIREVLFGVARAYYDVLRSREQVRVAGDTLRLTKEELKQAQARFRVGEVTKTDVLRAEVEVARAERTVIANQNTLQLTRATLVRVVGVPGFVRVVEPTPPTSRGERYDQLLEDAFSRRQDIRAQESAVEIARERKNQVLARYFPSINTQWNYPRLDTPTFANRDKFWVLTLNFQVPLYDGGVRELDLQEQQENVAQAELQLAQLKKNVGIDVRQALLNVETLEATLETLKKEVSLAQENHRITSKQYGVGLATSLDVNTALNTLTQVRTQLIDQTYAYQVALLALDHATGLFAQAYIPQR from the coding sequence ATGCCTGAGATGTGTCCCCCGTTGGGACAATTGCTATGGAAGTGTGAGTCTCGCTGGCTGTCATCTATCGTTCGCATGCGTATTCTACCGCCTCTGCGGGTAGCCACAGTCGTTCTCCTGCTACAGTCGGGAATCGGTGAACCTCCTTCCGCTCTCGCAGCTGACCCCGGTGTGAACCCCCCCGCTCAAGGAAGTGAGTCAGCTTTGGCTGAGAGCGAGGAAAGTGGCGATCAGGTTTTGAGCCTAGAGGAAGCCTATCGCCTCGCCCTTGGCAACGAAGAGCAAGTAAAAATTGCCGAGCATGAACTGACGAAAGCGCAACTGCTTCCCTGGCGAGCTATGACGCTCCTCTCTCCACGAGCGGCGATTGATGGGGTGTTCACTCGCAATAAAGAGGAAATCGCCTTTGTACGACAAGGAGACAACACTGGTGGGGGCGGATCAACGCCGAGTCCGTTTGGTGGTACGACGTCCGTCATTCGTCCGCTGGAAAGCTGGCAAGGCAACTTTGTGGTGACGCAGCCGATCTTTCAGCCGTCATTTTTGCCAACCCTGCGACTGGGAAAAGAGGCGGTCAAACAATCGGTCCAACGCTATGGACTCACTATTCGTGAAGTGCTCTTCGGCGTGGCACGGGCATATTACGATGTCCTGCGCTCGCGAGAACAGGTGCGGGTCGCTGGAGATACGTTACGGTTGACGAAAGAAGAACTGAAGCAAGCGCAAGCTCGCTTTCGTGTCGGGGAAGTGACAAAAACCGATGTCTTACGTGCGGAGGTCGAAGTGGCTCGCGCTGAACGTACGGTCATTGCGAACCAGAATACGTTGCAGTTGACACGCGCGACTCTCGTACGTGTTGTTGGGGTACCTGGATTTGTTCGCGTGGTTGAACCTACCCCGCCGACTTCTCGTGGAGAGCGCTATGATCAGTTACTCGAAGATGCGTTCTCTCGGCGCCAAGACATTCGTGCTCAGGAATCTGCCGTGGAAATCGCCCGAGAGCGTAAAAACCAAGTGCTTGCACGTTATTTCCCCAGCATTAATACACAGTGGAACTATCCACGCCTTGATACACCGACATTTGCCAATCGGGACAAATTTTGGGTGCTGACGCTCAACTTTCAGGTGCCGTTGTATGATGGCGGGGTCAGGGAGTTAGATCTTCAAGAACAGCAAGAAAATGTTGCGCAAGCCGAACTGCAACTGGCGCAACTCAAAAAGAATGTTGGCATTGACGTTCGGCAGGCGCTCCTCAATGTCGAGACGCTTGAAGCGACGCTGGAAACCTTGAAAAAAGAAGTCTCGCTTGCGCAGGAAAACCACCGTATTACATCGAAGCAATACGGTGTCGGGTTGGCGACCAGCCTTGATGTCAACACTGCGCTGAACACATTGACACAAGTGCGCACGCAATTGATTGATCAAACCTATGCCTATCAAGTGGCGCTGTTGGCGCTTGATCACGCGACTGGGCTGTTTGCCCAAGCGTACATTCCTCAGCGGTGA
- the folE gene encoding GTP cyclohydrolase I FolE, producing the protein MRNKRGEQGSVRNNKGVALRNAAEAHGGLVESVRRILEYIGEDPDREGLVKTPDRVARAYAYLTKGYDEDPKAVINQAMFTEDYQEMVLVKDIDFFSLCEHHLLPFYGRAHVAYIPKRRIVGLSKVARLVEVYSRRLQVQERLTTQLATTVMEELDPRGVGVIVRAEHLCMRMRGVEKQNSVVTTSAMLGVFRSNQATREEFITLVNGAHR; encoded by the coding sequence ATGAGGAACAAACGTGGGGAACAAGGAAGTGTCCGTAATAACAAAGGCGTCGCGCTCAGGAACGCCGCTGAGGCGCACGGCGGTCTCGTGGAAAGCGTTCGACGCATTCTTGAATATATTGGCGAAGACCCAGACCGCGAAGGGCTCGTCAAGACGCCAGACCGAGTCGCACGCGCCTATGCCTATCTCACCAAGGGTTATGACGAAGATCCGAAAGCTGTCATTAACCAGGCAATGTTTACCGAAGATTATCAGGAGATGGTCTTAGTGAAGGATATCGACTTCTTCTCGCTGTGCGAACACCATTTATTGCCGTTCTATGGTCGTGCGCACGTTGCGTATATTCCCAAGCGTCGCATTGTCGGCCTCAGTAAGGTTGCACGCCTGGTAGAAGTCTATTCGCGTCGCTTGCAAGTCCAAGAACGCTTAACCACCCAACTCGCCACCACCGTCATGGAAGAACTCGACCCCCGCGGCGTGGGTGTCATCGTTCGAGCAGAGCATTTATGCATGCGCATGCGTGGAGTCGAGAAACAGAATTCGGTCGTCACCACGAGTGCGATGCTTGGCGTGTTTCGTAGCAATCAAGCGACACGGGAAGAATTCATTACGTTGGTCAACGGCGCTCACCGCTGA
- a CDS encoding methylcrotonoyl-CoA carboxylase: MERIESKIRTNTPEFQANVDHMKGLVSTLKEEIAKARLGGPEEFRKRHKERGKLLAHERIEALIDPDTPFLELSPLAAYGMYDDPPSAGIVTGIGVIHGREAVIMTNDATVKGGSYYPLTVKKHLRAQEVGQENHLPCVYLVDSGGANLPYQADIFPDREHFGRIFFNEARMSAMGIPQVAVVLGSCTAGGAYIPAMADESIIVRERGTIFLAGPPLVKAATGEEVTAEELGGGDVHTRLSGVSDYLADSDEHALDIARSIFANLPLARKFPLDREEPEDPAYDPAELYGVIPRDTRVPYDVHEVIARIVDGSRFHEFKARYGPTLVTGFARIHGYLVGIVANNGVLFSESALKGTHFIELCSQRKIPLIFLQNITGFMVGKKYEQGGIAKDGAKMVHAVANAQVPKFTVIVGSSNGAGNYGMCGRAYSPRLLFMWPNSRISVMGGEQAAGVLLTVKLQQLKDRGQTMSAEEQKAFMAPTLAKYEEEGSPYYSTSRLWDDGILDPRETRNVLGLSIAMSLNAPIPDHKVGVFRM; encoded by the coding sequence ATGGAACGTATCGAGAGCAAAATTCGCACCAATACCCCAGAGTTTCAGGCCAATGTTGACCACATGAAGGGCCTGGTCTCTACACTAAAAGAAGAAATTGCCAAAGCCCGCCTCGGTGGGCCGGAAGAATTTCGCAAACGTCACAAAGAGAGAGGGAAACTGCTTGCGCATGAACGAATCGAAGCATTGATCGACCCTGATACGCCGTTTCTCGAACTTTCGCCACTTGCCGCGTACGGGATGTATGATGATCCACCATCGGCAGGTATCGTCACTGGCATCGGTGTTATTCATGGTCGCGAAGCCGTGATCATGACCAACGACGCCACGGTCAAAGGTGGCAGTTATTATCCTCTTACTGTAAAGAAACATCTCCGAGCCCAGGAAGTCGGGCAAGAGAATCACTTACCGTGTGTGTATCTCGTCGACTCTGGTGGTGCCAACCTCCCCTATCAAGCTGACATCTTTCCTGATCGCGAGCATTTCGGCCGTATCTTCTTTAATGAAGCCCGCATGTCGGCAATGGGCATCCCGCAAGTCGCCGTCGTGTTGGGATCGTGCACAGCAGGTGGCGCATACATCCCAGCGATGGCCGATGAGAGTATTATTGTCCGTGAGCGTGGCACCATCTTTTTGGCTGGTCCACCGCTGGTGAAAGCGGCAACCGGGGAAGAAGTGACCGCCGAGGAACTTGGGGGCGGTGATGTCCATACACGGCTGTCCGGCGTTTCAGACTACCTCGCCGATAGCGATGAGCATGCACTTGATATCGCACGGTCGATCTTCGCCAACCTACCGCTCGCGCGTAAATTTCCCCTTGACCGTGAAGAACCAGAAGATCCAGCGTACGATCCGGCAGAATTATATGGAGTCATACCGCGTGACACTCGGGTCCCATATGATGTCCACGAAGTCATTGCCAGAATCGTTGATGGCAGTCGGTTTCATGAGTTCAAAGCTCGCTACGGCCCGACGCTCGTCACTGGTTTCGCGAGAATTCATGGTTATCTTGTCGGCATTGTCGCGAATAACGGAGTGTTATTTTCTGAGTCTGCGCTGAAGGGGACGCACTTCATCGAACTCTGTAGTCAACGTAAGATCCCACTCATCTTCTTGCAGAACATCACCGGGTTTATGGTCGGAAAAAAGTACGAGCAAGGAGGCATCGCCAAAGATGGCGCGAAGATGGTCCATGCCGTCGCCAATGCCCAGGTGCCAAAGTTCACCGTTATCGTCGGTTCGTCAAACGGTGCGGGCAATTACGGCATGTGTGGTCGCGCCTATTCGCCACGGTTGTTATTTATGTGGCCCAATTCGCGCATCTCAGTCATGGGCGGAGAACAGGCGGCTGGTGTCTTACTCACGGTGAAACTGCAACAGTTAAAGGATCGAGGCCAAACGATGAGCGCTGAGGAACAGAAAGCGTTCATGGCTCCGACACTGGCGAAGTACGAAGAAGAAGGCAGCCCGTATTATTCAACATCACGACTCTGGGACGATGGAATTCTCGACCCACGTGAGACGCGCAATGTACTGGGCCTGAGCATTGCCATGTCGCTCAATGCACCAATTCCTGATCACAAGGTGGGTGTATTCCGCATGTAG
- a CDS encoding nitroreductase — protein MNVLDAIRSRIAIRDFRPDPIPEASIKKILEAGRQAHSQRNRQPWRFVVVQNRDIIKQIGALASSGPYIANAPLAIAVAIEGAKNPYIDATRAVECLMLAAWAEGIGSCWVGGIDRPKVKELLGIPEEAELTTVIPFGYPTDAEQQQKKVRKRLSKVAFREKYGESF, from the coding sequence ATGAATGTCTTAGACGCAATTCGTTCCCGCATAGCCATTCGCGACTTTCGGCCTGACCCGATCCCAGAGGCGAGTATCAAGAAAATCCTCGAAGCCGGACGGCAGGCACACTCGCAGCGAAATCGCCAACCGTGGCGGTTCGTGGTTGTTCAGAACCGTGACATCATCAAACAAATTGGCGCGCTCGCGTCATCAGGCCCCTACATTGCCAATGCACCACTGGCGATTGCCGTTGCCATTGAAGGAGCAAAAAATCCATACATCGATGCAACCCGTGCGGTTGAATGTTTAATGCTGGCAGCGTGGGCTGAAGGTATCGGCTCGTGTTGGGTTGGCGGCATCGACCGACCAAAAGTGAAAGAACTCTTGGGTATTCCCGAAGAGGCAGAACTTACCACCGTGATTCCTTTCGGCTATCCCACCGATGCAGAACAACAGCAAAAGAAAGTCAGAAAACGATTGAGCAAAGTCGCATTCCGCGAGAAATACGGAGAATCATTCTAA
- a CDS encoding LLM class flavin-dependent oxidoreductase: MSGIKIGIGFGLWRLGMPSPATIGDYAERAEAVGIDSIWLSDHIVSRIPDLDINCVMAMFAARTKKIKMGPSVLTLPARDPVQVAKTYATLDYITGSCNRVIMAVGLGSDPRDSIACGINPDERAKRMEEGVQVMRKLWAGPNVTHEGRFYKFSDVTIEPRPAKGSLDVWIGGNSDLAIKRTARYGDGWFPSFVTPQDFQSGLAKLMEYGRQYGREMNPREAGVLIFTHISDNKARAQEITQQFFKGFALPAESMPARCAIGSAQDCIDKIRSYIDAGCSKFVLWPIVPPEDLVSQIETYGRDLVPQFS; the protein is encoded by the coding sequence ATGAGTGGCATCAAGATCGGTATTGGCTTCGGTCTGTGGCGGTTAGGCATGCCGAGCCCGGCAACTATTGGCGATTACGCCGAACGAGCAGAAGCTGTCGGTATCGATTCCATCTGGCTCTCTGACCATATCGTCTCGCGGATTCCTGACCTCGATATCAACTGTGTCATGGCGATGTTTGCGGCACGGACGAAAAAAATCAAAATGGGGCCAAGTGTCTTGACGCTTCCCGCTCGCGATCCTGTACAGGTGGCGAAAACCTATGCCACCCTCGACTACATTACCGGCAGCTGTAATCGCGTGATTATGGCGGTCGGTCTTGGCAGTGATCCACGCGATAGTATCGCGTGTGGCATCAACCCGGACGAACGTGCCAAGCGTATGGAAGAAGGCGTGCAGGTCATGCGGAAATTGTGGGCTGGTCCGAATGTCACACATGAAGGAAGATTTTATAAGTTCAGCGACGTGACCATTGAACCACGTCCAGCCAAAGGGTCACTAGATGTGTGGATCGGTGGTAATTCAGACTTAGCGATCAAGCGAACTGCGCGGTATGGTGACGGTTGGTTTCCATCGTTTGTCACGCCACAGGATTTCCAGTCAGGCTTGGCTAAACTGATGGAGTATGGGCGGCAATACGGGCGCGAGATGAATCCGCGTGAAGCTGGCGTCCTGATCTTCACTCACATTAGCGACAACAAGGCCAGAGCCCAAGAGATCACCCAGCAGTTCTTCAAAGGCTTTGCGCTGCCGGCAGAATCAATGCCCGCGCGTTGTGCAATCGGTTCCGCGCAAGATTGCATCGACAAAATTCGCTCATATATCGATGCAGGGTGTAGCAAGTTCGTGCTGTGGCCGATCGTACCGCCAGAGGATCTAGTCTCACAGATTGAGACGTATGGGCGCGACCTAGTCCCACAATTCTCTTAG
- a CDS encoding histidine phosphatase family protein: MPRDQRVTVYLIRHGETQWNREGRCQGVTDIPLTEKGQQQAHAIAAALAEKPLSLVLTSPLQRSYHTATTIAAPHRLAVETHDALREWHQGQLEGLTRAELLGSHRSYFQQWVQDPADVAPPGGESLQLLQTRAWAVIEQLRESNPGGAVAVVSHTMTIAAIICAALGLGLAHIHRLKIDLASISVLTYTPFGLFSSWVLSSLNDCHHLTVRPPY; the protein is encoded by the coding sequence ATGCCTCGTGATCAGCGTGTCACTGTCTATTTGATTCGTCACGGCGAAACCCAATGGAATCGAGAGGGTCGCTGTCAGGGCGTCACAGATATTCCTTTGACGGAAAAAGGGCAGCAACAAGCACACGCGATCGCGGCAGCATTGGCCGAAAAGCCATTGAGCCTTGTTCTGACCAGTCCCTTACAACGAAGCTACCACACGGCGACAACCATCGCCGCTCCGCATCGGCTTGCGGTCGAAACGCACGACGCCCTGCGTGAGTGGCATCAGGGCCAGTTAGAGGGACTGACGCGCGCCGAGCTGCTCGGGAGTCATCGATCGTATTTTCAACAGTGGGTACAAGACCCGGCAGACGTGGCACCACCTGGAGGAGAATCACTACAACTGCTGCAAACACGCGCCTGGGCAGTGATTGAGCAGTTGCGAGAAAGCAACCCCGGCGGTGCTGTTGCGGTGGTCAGTCATACCATGACTATTGCGGCGATTATTTGCGCTGCGCTGGGCCTTGGCCTTGCGCATATCCATCGACTGAAAATCGATCTTGCCTCTATCAGCGTGCTCACCTACACCCCGTTTGGGTTATTTTCGTCGTGGGTGTTATCATCACTCAATGACTGTCACCACTTGACAGTTCGTCCGCCCTACTAG
- a CDS encoding cyclase family protein, translating to MKITRALGFFLWVGVVNAHMIDEKKVIDLTYSFDEHTIYWPTAKPFHLDIVSAAKTAGGFWYAANNVCLAEHGGTHMDAPIHFSEGKRAADEVPVQQLIGPAAVIDVHEQVNKDADYRLTVDDIRAWEKKYGRLPKGAIVLMFSGWGERWPDKKRVLGTDKPGDTENLHFPGFSREAADFLVSQREIDAVGIDTPSIDYGQSQDFIVHQIINGANKPGLENIANLEKLPAKGATLIALPMKIAKGSGGPARIIAILP from the coding sequence ATGAAAATTACTCGCGCGCTTGGCTTTTTCCTGTGGGTCGGTGTGGTGAATGCACACATGATCGACGAAAAGAAAGTCATCGACCTTACCTACTCTTTCGACGAGCACACCATCTACTGGCCGACAGCGAAGCCGTTTCACTTAGACATCGTCTCAGCCGCCAAGACTGCTGGTGGCTTCTGGTATGCCGCAAACAACGTGTGTCTGGCTGAGCATGGTGGCACGCATATGGATGCACCGATTCATTTCTCCGAAGGGAAACGTGCAGCAGATGAGGTACCGGTTCAGCAGCTGATCGGCCCTGCAGCCGTGATCGACGTCCACGAGCAGGTCAACAAAGACGCCGATTATCGCCTCACAGTTGATGACATCAGAGCGTGGGAGAAAAAATATGGTCGTTTGCCCAAAGGAGCGATCGTGTTGATGTTCAGTGGCTGGGGCGAGCGCTGGCCAGACAAGAAACGTGTCCTGGGCACTGATAAGCCTGGCGATACCGAGAACCTCCATTTCCCAGGCTTTTCACGTGAGGCGGCTGACTTTCTTGTCTCACAGCGAGAGATCGATGCCGTCGGCATCGATACCCCGAGCATCGACTACGGCCAATCTCAAGACTTTATCGTGCATCAGATTATCAACGGGGCGAATAAACCTGGCTTGGAAAATATCGCGAACCTGGAGAAACTCCCGGCGAAAGGGGCGACGTTGATTGCCCTGCCGATGAAGATTGCCAAAGGTTCGGGCGGACCGGCTCGCATCATTGCGATTCTGCCGTAA
- a CDS encoding NAD-dependent epimerase, with protein MHVLVTGAAGFIGFHVAQRLLARGDSVVGLDNINTYYDVRLKQDRLAHLQEHPRFQFQELDLADRTGMEALFAHHHPERVVHLAAQAGVRYSLTNPHAYVESNLVGFMNILEGCRHHKVHHLVYASSSSVYGANTKMPFSVHDNVDHPVSLYAASKKANELMAHTYSHLYQLPTTGLRFFTVYGPWGRPDMALFMFTKAILEGKPIEVFNEGKMRRDFTYIDDIVEGIIRVLDTIPQPNPAWSGMKPDPGTSKAPYRIYNIGNNQPVELLEFISVLENCIGRKADKRLLPMQPGDVPETFADVDDLMRDVGFRPATPITVGIARFVEWYRNYYKV; from the coding sequence ATGCACGTTCTTGTTACTGGAGCGGCAGGTTTCATCGGCTTCCATGTCGCCCAACGCCTGCTTGCTCGCGGAGATTCCGTCGTAGGGCTAGACAACATTAACACCTACTACGACGTGCGTTTGAAACAGGACCGCCTCGCCCACCTCCAAGAGCATCCGCGGTTCCAATTCCAAGAACTCGACTTAGCTGATCGCACCGGCATGGAAGCGCTATTCGCTCACCATCACCCAGAGCGTGTCGTGCATCTCGCTGCGCAAGCTGGAGTGCGTTATTCGCTGACGAACCCTCATGCCTATGTCGAAAGCAATCTTGTCGGGTTTATGAACATCCTCGAAGGGTGTCGTCATCACAAAGTTCATCACCTCGTGTATGCCTCAAGCAGTTCCGTCTACGGCGCGAATACCAAGATGCCGTTTTCCGTGCATGACAACGTTGACCATCCGGTGTCCCTCTACGCGGCTTCAAAGAAAGCCAACGAATTAATGGCGCATACGTACAGCCATCTCTACCAGTTACCAACGACTGGTCTGCGCTTCTTTACCGTGTATGGTCCGTGGGGACGCCCCGATATGGCGCTCTTTATGTTCACCAAAGCAATTCTTGAGGGGAAACCGATCGAGGTCTTTAATGAAGGGAAAATGCGGCGCGACTTTACCTATATTGATGACATCGTTGAGGGAATCATTCGCGTGCTCGATACCATCCCCCAACCCAATCCAGCGTGGTCTGGCATGAAGCCTGATCCAGGTACGAGTAAGGCCCCCTATCGTATTTACAACATCGGCAATAACCAGCCAGTTGAATTACTGGAATTTATCAGCGTGTTAGAAAACTGCATTGGTCGCAAAGCAGACAAACGCTTGCTACCGATGCAACCAGGGGACGTCCCGGAAACTTTTGCGGATGTCGACGATCTCATGCGTGATGTGGGCTTCCGACCAGCCACACCAATCACTGTCGGTATTGCGCGCTTTGTTGAGTGGTATCGCAACTATTACAAAGTGTGA
- the pgsA gene encoding CDP-diacylglycerol--glycerol-3-phosphate 3-phosphatidyltransferase, which translates to MVATLPNLLSLLRIALIPPLVYFLTDPSQQSSLFAAITFFVASITDYFDGYLARRQGVITNLGKFLDPLADKLLVAAALIMLAAIDRTPRVPAALVVVLIAREFAVTGLRAIASDEGIVLAAEELGKYKMIFQMFALHGLLLHYRYGFIDFYVFGMYFLWIALVLSLWSGIDYHLKVFRQVRAKRSLSSPSDTSPPGQAEVRS; encoded by the coding sequence TTGGTGGCGACCCTGCCTAACCTGCTGAGTTTGTTGCGTATCGCGTTGATCCCGCCGCTCGTCTATTTTCTGACCGACCCAAGTCAGCAGTCCAGCCTTTTCGCTGCTATTACCTTTTTTGTCGCAAGCATCACCGACTACTTCGACGGCTACCTCGCTCGCCGCCAAGGGGTGATTACCAATCTCGGTAAGTTTCTTGACCCTCTTGCCGATAAACTCCTTGTTGCGGCGGCACTGATTATGTTGGCTGCCATTGATCGCACGCCTCGTGTTCCTGCAGCGTTGGTTGTTGTTCTCATTGCACGCGAGTTCGCGGTCACAGGGCTCCGTGCTATTGCGTCTGACGAAGGCATCGTCCTGGCAGCGGAAGAATTAGGAAAATACAAAATGATTTTCCAGATGTTTGCATTACATGGCTTACTCCTGCATTACCGCTATGGCTTCATCGACTTCTACGTCTTTGGCATGTACTTTTTGTGGATCGCATTAGTGCTCAGCCTTTGGTCTGGGATAGATTACCACCTCAAGGTCTTCCGCCAGGTACGAGCCAAACGTTCCCTCTCCTCCCCCTCCGATACTTCTCCTCCCGGTCAGGCAGAGGTACGCAGCTAG